One window of Botrimarina mediterranea genomic DNA carries:
- a CDS encoding HD domain-containing protein: MPSLLDIAEIRGLYGSATGMVRLPPGIDVPITPRVRQLIDTPEFRRLSRISQLGLVAQVYPAANHTRHEHSLGVYRTAIEYLHSLASDERFAALIKPEDAELFLVAALLHDLGHWPFCHPIEDMGLPQTPDHELFANSFLLEGEIADALRDDWGVNPRDVVAMLSGKPTDRRGRVLRSLLSGPIDVDKADYLVRDSLHAGVPYGQHFDRARLVRSLCLNETGDGVAISEKGKTAAEMMVFARYVMFSEVYWHHAVRSATAMFQRAFFLTYRNVDLDALFRMTEQPFVTTLTEAAGDGPAAELLGGLFGPTRRLYKRLTQHSLFESPELYQRLARRPYPWLVRCAEEFAAVMSRALSRVVAPHEVLFDAPPTELEVEFDIDVRDSHSGVYRRLGEISPMVRTLAREQFDDYVKRVRVFVHPRLADDARSLRSLPDLIHEAIDRVD, translated from the coding sequence ATGCCCTCCCTCCTCGACATCGCCGAAATCCGGGGCCTCTACGGTTCGGCGACGGGGATGGTGCGGCTGCCGCCGGGGATCGACGTGCCGATCACGCCGCGCGTCAGGCAGCTGATCGACACGCCCGAGTTCCGCCGGCTGTCGCGTATCAGCCAGCTCGGCCTCGTCGCGCAGGTTTATCCCGCCGCCAACCACACCCGGCACGAGCACTCGCTGGGCGTCTACCGCACGGCGATCGAGTACCTGCACAGCCTAGCGAGCGACGAACGTTTCGCCGCGCTGATCAAGCCCGAAGACGCCGAGCTGTTCCTCGTGGCGGCGCTGCTGCACGACCTCGGGCACTGGCCGTTCTGCCACCCGATCGAGGACATGGGGCTACCGCAGACGCCCGACCACGAGTTGTTCGCCAACAGCTTCTTGCTCGAGGGCGAGATCGCCGACGCCCTCCGCGACGATTGGGGCGTCAACCCGCGCGACGTGGTGGCGATGCTCTCCGGCAAGCCGACCGACCGCCGCGGGCGCGTGCTGCGGTCGCTGCTCTCGGGGCCGATCGATGTCGACAAGGCCGACTACCTGGTGCGTGACAGCCTGCACGCCGGCGTCCCGTACGGACAGCACTTCGACCGCGCGCGGCTGGTGCGGAGTTTGTGCCTGAACGAGACCGGCGACGGCGTCGCGATCAGCGAGAAGGGGAAAACCGCCGCGGAGATGATGGTCTTCGCCCGCTACGTGATGTTCAGCGAGGTCTACTGGCACCACGCCGTGCGGTCGGCGACGGCCATGTTCCAGCGGGCGTTCTTCTTGACGTACCGCAACGTCGATCTCGACGCGCTGTTCCGGATGACGGAGCAGCCGTTCGTGACGACGCTCACCGAAGCCGCCGGCGACGGCCCCGCGGCCGAGCTCTTGGGCGGCCTCTTCGGCCCGACGCGGCGGCTCTACAAGCGGCTGACGCAGCACAGCCTGTTCGAATCGCCCGAGCTCTATCAGAGGCTGGCGCGACGGCCGTACCCGTGGCTGGTGCGTTGTGCGGAGGAGTTCGCCGCGGTGATGAGCCGGGCTCTGTCGCGCGTCGTCGCGCCGCACGAGGTGCTGTTCGACGCCCCGCCGACGGAGCTCGAAGTCGAGTTCGACATCGACGTCCGCGACTCGCACAGCGGCGTCTACCGACGGTTGGGCGAGATCTCGCCGATGGTCCGCACCCTCGCGCGCGAGCAGTTCGACGACTACGTCAAACGGGTGCGGGTGTTCGTCCACCCGCGGCTGGCCGATGACGCGCGGTCACTAAGGTCGCTACCGGACTTGATCCACGAAGCGATCGACCGCGTCGATTGA